The proteins below are encoded in one region of Mauremys reevesii isolate NIE-2019 linkage group 15, ASM1616193v1, whole genome shotgun sequence:
- the LOC120383782 gene encoding alpha-N-acetylgalactosaminide alpha-2,6-sialyltransferase 2-like isoform X1, with the protein MIRLRSRALCWALLGGITVVLLYQARTCYSRGSFPSFSYRDPLGAHQPGAGAGAMPAQPPATLLGSRAPSSTLQPFLGDLYGRDETYRSSRCPSGIRKRIASTKFSSVFLEAIPVLQWARHAQPAEYRRLRSYGGAHGWQEVGWPVVRDALTRLNTSANGRMFDAHPRAAAGGSPCVRCAVVGNGGILNGSRAGAAIDRHDYVFRTNGALTKGFERDVGRRTSFYVFSTNTMMNSLHNYASNGFRQLPQTLETRYIFLPDHDRDYLQLRAALTQRPVDRGPDEGARPERYFGKDLRAEKFKMFHPDFIRYVRNRFLRSSILDTPQGRLYRPSTGAVMLLAALHTCDEVSAYGFITPNYRAYSEHYFDPTHKALRFYANHDLRLEMSLWQELHQSRLITLHTRG; encoded by the exons ggaTCCTCTGGGAGCTCACCagcccggagccggagccggagccatGCCAGCGCAGCCACCGGCGACCCTGCTGGGCAGTAGGGCCCCCAGCTCCACGCTGCAGCCGTTCTTGGGGGACCTGTATGGCCGGGACGAGACGTACCGGAGCTCG AGGTGCCCCAGTGGCATCAGGAAGAGGATCGCGAGCACCAAGTTCAGCAGCGTCTTCCTGGAGGCCATCCCGGTGCTGCAGTGGGCCCGGCATGCCCAGCCGGCTGAGTATCGACGCCTGCGGAGCTACGGGGGGGCCCACGGCTGGCAGGAGGTTGGCTGGCCCG TTGTGAGGGACGCGCTGACCCGTCTCAACACGTCGGCCAACGGGCGCATGTTCGACGCCCACCCCCGAGCTGCTGCGGGCGGCTCCCCCTGCGTCCGCTGCGCCGTGGTGGGCAATGGTGGCATCCTGAACGGCTCCCGGGCAGGGGCTGCGATCGACCGGCATGACTATGTCTTCAG GACCAACGGGGCCCTCACCAAGGGCTTTGAAAGGGACGTGGGCCGCAGGACCTCCTTCTACGTCTTCTCTACTAACACCATGATGAACTCGCTGCATAACTACGCCAGCAACGGCTTCCGCCAGCTGCCCCAGACTCTG GAAACCAGGTACATCTTCCTCCCGGACCATGACCGAGATTACCTACAGCTCCGGGCGGCCCTGACCCAGCGCCCTGTCGACAGAGGCCCAGATGAGGGTGCTCG GCCGGAGCGATACTTCGGGAAAGACCTGCGGGCGGAGAAGTTTAAGATGTTTCACCCGGATTTTATCCGCTACGTCAGGAACCG GTTCCTCCGCTCCAGCATTTTGGACACCCCGCAGGGGAGGCTGTACCGTCCCTCCACCGGGGCAGTGATGCTGCTGGCTGCCCTCCACACCTGCGATGAG GTAAGCGCCTACGGGTTCATCACCCCCAACTACCGGGCCTACTCCGAACACTACTTCGACCCGACGCACAAGGCCCTGCGGTTCTACGCCAACCACGACCTGCGGCTGGAGATGAGCCTGTGGCAGGAGCTGCACCAGAGCCGGCTCATCACGCTGCACACGAGAGGCTGA
- the PVALEF gene encoding parvalbumin-like EF-hand-containing protein produces MEENFSCQVKKMALALGTSLTDMDIDRLPSELRHHAAFNYSKFFEYMQKFQTSSEQEEQVRKAFRLLDKDNSGFIEWNEIKYILSTVPSTMPARPLSDEEAEAIIQAADTDGDGRIDFQEFSDLVTKEKIPKKK; encoded by the exons ATGGAGGAGAATTTTTCCTGCCAAGTCAAGAAGATGGCGCTGGCCTTGGGAACCTCTCTGACGGACATGGATATTGACCGGCTGCCCTCGGAGCTAAGACATCACG CTGCCTTCAACTACAGCAAGTTCTTCGAGTACATGCAGAAGTTCCAGACGTCGAGCGAGCAGGAGGAGCAGGTGCGCAAAGCTTTCCGGCTCCTGGACAAGGACAACAGCGGCTTCATCGAGTGGAATGAGATCAA GTACATCCTGTCCACCGTGCCCAGCACCATGCCTGCGAGGCCCTTGTCAGACGAGGAGGCTGAAGCTATCATCCAAGCGGCTGACACAGATGGGGATGGGAGGATTGATTTCCAAG AGTTCTCCGACCTGGTCACGAAGGAGAAGATCCCCAAGAAGAAGTGA